A window from Cryobacterium sp. PAMC25264 encodes these proteins:
- a CDS encoding DUF4082 domain-containing protein yields MASAPITAHQGPSAWRHSRFALALALAAALVITSLTASPTVANAASGCRAAANPVACENAKPGTNPNTWDINGAGDPTIQGFSTDISVENGATIEFKIDTDASNYTIDLYRTGWYQGLGARKVASVTPSAARPQTQPQCLSDLSTELYDCGNWGVSASWLVPDDAVSGVYVALLRRPDTGGESHIIFIVRDQSSGSDVLFQTSDPTWQAYNSYGGSDFYEGAANGRAYKISYNRPFVTRAGTTKRDFYFSSEFAQVRFMERNGYDVSYFSGIDTDRFGSLLANHRVLLSVGHDEYWSGAQRANLFAARDAGVNLQFLTGNTGYWRTRYEASAASGTSTNYRTLVSYKETWSNAKIDPSSQWTGTWRDPRFASQQAGGGLPENALTGTMFQANHDDLAVTVSAQEGKLRTWKNSGLSTMAAGTSTQLAPHTVGYESDEDVDNGYRPAGLIHLSTTVGPTPEYLTDYGNTVVPGTTRHNTTLYRAPSGVLVFSAGSVQWAWGLDETHDGQGAPANAAMQQAQVNLLADMGSQPSTLMSGLATAQKSTDSTAPVATVTAPVTNSTIAAGTAVTVTGTASDVGGVVAGVEVSVDGGATWRPATGTTSWSYTYHQTGLGSAGIRVRAIDDSANYPSTPTSVNLVVTGPTGVFGQVVPAIQDSADTSAVEAGMRFRPETNGFVSGVRFFKSAANTGTHTGSLWNSAGAKLASVTFSAETSIGWQSANFDTPVAVTAGQNYVVSYTAPQGHYSVASYYWPYSTRKSSPIAVPSGFGVPDPGVFGAPGAFPAETYQGSNYFVDVVFDTVNTTPLAATGQWPTPDATSVPTSTTVSARLSNDVTSASVAFSVQTAAGSPVAGATSYDPSSRTALFTPATALAPNTSYRVTLAATGTNGSPVVSGTTWAFTTAASDAACPCSLFGPAVTPVIAQVNDSPVTLGVQFTARATGAIAGVKFYKGPGNTGTHVGTLWSSTGQALASATFLAESASGWQTVYFAQPVPVQAGVSYTASYQSTTGKYSATVGAFNAGFTNGPLSVAATAGRYTYGTGSPTSTSTTNYFLDVVFVTNGALPPQPASVSLVSPAANQTAVPPSSLVTAVLSADVPTGTVPQLGLTTAAGAVAGTSAYAPSTRTVTFTPAATLAWSTVYTATVSISGIVPAGGTWSFTTAANTPVGGTFTLLGTETPAVAATADSAAVELGMSFAVSQAGQVTAIRFYKGTGNTGTHVGSLWSAAGVKLATVTFTGETATGWQTAALSTPYTLTPGERYVVSYLAPNGRYSNTPDYFSLLRSQGPLTADTAANGLYRYGATGGFPTGTWKASNYFVDVEFRTTTTTTPPTPAPVTVTSTTPAATATGVSPSGTISAVLSAGTLAQTPALALSGPAGDVAGTSTFDAVSRTVTFTPAAVLGWGTQYSASVGVAGTVPTGGAWSFTTATAPAPAPSGEFTLLGSTTPTIDSVNDGTTGIELGTAFTVSQPGSVTGIRFYKGSGNSGTHTGSLWSAAGAKLATVTFTGESANGWQTATLTTPVALTPGQRYVVSYHAPVGHYSASANYFATQRTSGPITSETATNGIYAYGAGGAMPTSSYKATSYLVDVVFSTGSTPPPAARMMPAPTPDSTPTPTETSTPTPTETSTPTPKPTETPTPNPTETPTPKPTETSTPTPTPTETPAPAETSTPTPSPETRVTPKAENAPVSADISSRAPAEDADGVSPTLLVAATVSGVDTASIALTGPTGDVAGESLYDPKTGVVDFTPTVPLEWTTSYTATVTAQRETITAWQFVTADVPAIEDSASFLPEVPGHTVNDRGLQVGTRFTPSAAGAVSGVRFYVGADTSPTRTGYLWGPDGKLLATVPFVGEATAGWQTGVLTKAIDLTVGAEYRVTVSSSGGTFARVPNGSALPLVNGFLSSPPSAGVYGYGYPDQTTNDSFLIDMIFGRTP; encoded by the coding sequence ATGGCGTCAGCACCGATCACCGCGCACCAGGGTCCCTCCGCTTGGCGCCACAGCCGGTTCGCGCTTGCGCTCGCGCTTGCCGCGGCCCTGGTCATCACGAGCCTCACCGCATCGCCCACGGTGGCGAACGCGGCAAGCGGATGCCGGGCAGCGGCCAACCCCGTGGCTTGTGAGAACGCCAAACCTGGCACCAATCCCAACACGTGGGACATCAACGGTGCGGGCGACCCCACCATCCAGGGCTTCAGCACCGATATCTCCGTGGAAAACGGAGCCACGATCGAATTCAAGATCGACACCGACGCCTCCAACTACACCATCGATCTCTACCGCACCGGGTGGTACCAGGGCCTGGGCGCCCGCAAGGTGGCGTCCGTCACCCCGTCCGCGGCTCGGCCGCAGACCCAGCCCCAGTGCCTGTCCGATCTGAGTACCGAACTGTACGACTGTGGTAACTGGGGCGTCTCTGCCAGCTGGTTGGTGCCGGACGATGCGGTCTCCGGTGTCTATGTTGCGCTGTTGCGCCGCCCGGATACAGGCGGCGAGAGTCACATCATTTTCATCGTGCGTGACCAGAGCTCAGGCTCCGACGTGCTGTTCCAAACCTCCGACCCCACCTGGCAGGCCTACAACTCGTACGGCGGCTCGGACTTCTACGAGGGCGCCGCGAACGGGCGGGCCTACAAGATCAGTTACAACCGCCCGTTCGTCACGAGGGCGGGCACCACCAAACGCGACTTCTACTTCAGCAGCGAATTCGCCCAAGTGCGTTTCATGGAACGAAACGGCTATGACGTCAGCTACTTCAGCGGCATCGACACGGATAGGTTCGGCTCTCTCCTGGCCAACCACCGTGTGCTCCTCTCTGTAGGCCACGACGAGTACTGGTCCGGCGCCCAACGGGCGAATCTCTTCGCAGCGCGTGACGCCGGGGTCAACCTGCAGTTCCTCACCGGCAACACGGGGTACTGGCGTACCCGATATGAGGCATCGGCGGCGAGCGGAACGTCCACGAATTACCGCACTCTGGTCTCCTATAAGGAAACCTGGAGCAACGCGAAGATCGACCCGTCAAGCCAGTGGACAGGTACCTGGCGAGATCCCCGGTTCGCGTCACAACAGGCAGGCGGCGGCCTGCCCGAAAATGCCCTGACTGGAACCATGTTCCAGGCCAACCACGATGATCTTGCCGTGACAGTCTCTGCACAGGAGGGAAAACTCAGAACCTGGAAGAACTCGGGACTGAGCACCATGGCGGCTGGCACCTCAACGCAGCTGGCACCGCACACCGTCGGCTACGAGTCCGATGAGGACGTCGACAATGGGTACCGGCCGGCGGGCCTCATCCACCTGTCGACGACGGTGGGCCCGACCCCTGAGTACCTCACGGACTACGGAAACACTGTCGTCCCTGGCACCACCAGGCACAATACGACCCTGTACAGGGCGCCAAGTGGCGTGCTGGTCTTTTCTGCGGGAAGCGTCCAGTGGGCCTGGGGTCTCGATGAGACCCACGATGGTCAAGGCGCCCCTGCCAACGCCGCCATGCAGCAGGCGCAGGTGAATCTCCTCGCAGACATGGGCTCGCAGCCTTCTACCCTCATGTCGGGACTCGCCACGGCGCAGAAAAGCACCGACAGTACCGCGCCGGTCGCCACGGTCACTGCGCCGGTCACGAACTCGACAATCGCCGCGGGTACTGCCGTGACAGTCACGGGCACCGCCTCCGACGTCGGCGGTGTCGTGGCCGGGGTTGAGGTCTCGGTCGACGGCGGCGCAACGTGGCGCCCCGCGACAGGGACTACGTCATGGTCGTACACGTATCACCAGACCGGCCTCGGCTCCGCCGGTATTCGTGTCCGAGCGATCGATGACAGCGCCAACTACCCCTCTACCCCCACCTCCGTCAACCTCGTCGTAACCGGCCCGACTGGGGTCTTCGGTCAAGTGGTGCCGGCCATCCAGGACTCCGCCGACACGTCAGCCGTCGAAGCCGGCATGCGGTTCCGGCCCGAGACGAACGGTTTTGTCTCGGGCGTGCGCTTCTTCAAGAGCGCGGCGAACACGGGCACCCACACCGGCTCGCTCTGGAACAGTGCCGGTGCGAAGCTCGCGTCAGTGACGTTCTCCGCCGAGACCTCCATAGGATGGCAGTCGGCGAACTTCGATACCCCCGTGGCCGTGACAGCCGGCCAGAACTACGTCGTGTCCTACACCGCCCCGCAGGGTCACTACTCGGTTGCATCGTATTACTGGCCGTATTCGACACGGAAGAGCTCGCCGATCGCGGTACCGAGCGGTTTCGGCGTACCAGACCCGGGCGTATTCGGCGCGCCGGGGGCGTTCCCCGCCGAGACCTATCAGGGCTCCAACTACTTCGTCGATGTCGTCTTCGATACCGTCAACACCACGCCGCTCGCTGCGACCGGCCAGTGGCCGACTCCTGACGCGACGTCCGTCCCCACGAGCACGACGGTCAGCGCTCGTCTGTCCAACGACGTGACATCAGCCTCGGTCGCCTTCTCCGTGCAAACGGCGGCCGGTTCGCCCGTCGCCGGTGCGACGAGCTATGACCCGAGCTCCCGGACCGCGCTGTTCACACCGGCCACTGCGCTTGCGCCGAATACCTCGTACCGCGTGACCCTGGCGGCTACCGGAACGAACGGATCCCCCGTGGTTTCCGGGACGACGTGGGCATTCACGACGGCAGCCAGCGATGCGGCATGCCCGTGCTCGCTGTTCGGCCCGGCCGTGACACCCGTCATCGCGCAGGTGAACGACAGCCCGGTCACCCTCGGTGTGCAGTTCACGGCCCGCGCGACCGGTGCCATCGCCGGAGTCAAGTTCTACAAGGGACCTGGTAACACCGGAACGCACGTCGGCACGCTCTGGAGCAGCACCGGTCAAGCGCTCGCATCCGCGACATTCCTGGCGGAGTCAGCATCCGGGTGGCAGACCGTGTACTTCGCCCAGCCCGTTCCTGTCCAAGCTGGAGTGAGCTACACGGCCTCCTATCAGTCCACCACCGGGAAGTATTCGGCGACGGTCGGTGCATTCAACGCCGGGTTCACGAACGGACCTCTCTCTGTAGCGGCGACTGCCGGACGGTACACCTACGGGACCGGATCCCCGACCTCGACATCGACCACCAATTACTTCCTTGACGTGGTCTTCGTGACCAACGGTGCGCTCCCGCCGCAGCCGGCGTCCGTCTCCTTGGTGAGCCCCGCAGCGAACCAGACCGCGGTACCGCCGTCGAGTCTGGTCACGGCCGTGCTCTCCGCCGACGTGCCCACCGGCACGGTCCCGCAACTCGGGTTGACCACAGCAGCAGGGGCCGTTGCAGGAACGTCGGCGTACGCGCCCTCCACGCGCACGGTCACTTTCACGCCGGCCGCGACCCTGGCCTGGTCGACCGTGTACACGGCGACGGTGTCGATCTCCGGAATCGTCCCTGCGGGAGGCACCTGGTCGTTCACCACTGCCGCGAATACTCCGGTGGGGGGCACGTTCACCCTCCTGGGGACGGAGACACCAGCGGTCGCGGCCACCGCGGACAGCGCGGCCGTGGAGTTGGGTATGTCCTTTGCCGTTTCCCAAGCGGGACAGGTCACCGCCATCCGCTTCTATAAAGGGACAGGAAACACCGGAACCCATGTTGGCAGCCTTTGGTCCGCCGCAGGCGTCAAACTCGCGACGGTGACCTTCACCGGCGAGACGGCCACCGGATGGCAGACGGCGGCGCTCTCGACGCCGTATACCCTCACGCCGGGGGAGCGCTATGTCGTGTCCTATCTGGCCCCCAACGGACGCTATTCGAACACGCCGGACTACTTCTCCCTGCTCCGCAGCCAGGGGCCGTTGACAGCAGACACGGCGGCGAACGGGCTCTACCGGTACGGCGCGACCGGCGGGTTCCCGACGGGGACCTGGAAGGCATCGAACTACTTCGTCGACGTCGAGTTCCGCACGACGACAACGACAACACCGCCGACTCCGGCTCCGGTGACGGTCACGTCTACGACACCCGCCGCGACCGCGACCGGGGTCAGCCCATCCGGCACGATTTCGGCGGTGCTCTCGGCCGGAACTCTCGCGCAGACCCCGGCCTTGGCGCTCAGCGGGCCCGCGGGAGATGTCGCTGGCACGTCGACATTCGACGCGGTCTCCCGCACAGTCACGTTCACGCCGGCCGCTGTGCTCGGTTGGGGTACTCAGTACTCGGCAAGCGTCGGAGTGGCGGGCACCGTACCGACCGGTGGTGCGTGGTCGTTCACCACCGCTACCGCTCCCGCTCCGGCGCCGAGCGGCGAGTTCACCCTTCTCGGCTCGACGACGCCCACCATCGACTCCGTCAACGATGGCACAACGGGCATCGAGCTAGGCACGGCCTTCACGGTCTCCCAGCCGGGATCGGTGACCGGGATCCGCTTCTACAAAGGCAGCGGAAACTCCGGCACCCACACCGGCTCGCTCTGGTCAGCTGCGGGCGCCAAGCTGGCAACCGTGACTTTCACCGGGGAATCCGCCAACGGTTGGCAGACGGCCACCCTCACAACCCCGGTGGCGCTCACTCCCGGCCAACGCTATGTCGTCTCGTATCACGCGCCCGTTGGCCACTACTCCGCCAGTGCGAATTACTTCGCCACCCAAAGAACCAGTGGTCCGATCACCTCGGAGACCGCCACAAATGGGATCTACGCCTACGGCGCGGGTGGCGCAATGCCCACCTCGAGCTACAAGGCAACCAGCTACCTGGTGGATGTCGTGTTCTCGACCGGAAGCACCCCGCCGCCCGCCGCCCGGATGATGCCGGCGCCGACACCCGACTCCACGCCCACACCGACCGAGACCTCGACGCCGACGCCGACGGAGACCTCCACGCCGACGCCCAAGCCGACGGAGACGCCGACGCCCAATCCGACGGAGACGCCGACGCCCAAGCCGACGGAGACCTCAACGCCGACGCCCACGCCCACGGAGACCCCCGCGCCGGCCGAGACCTCGACGCCGACCCCCTCACCAGAAACCCGGGTCACTCCGAAGGCAGAGAATGCGCCCGTTTCGGCGGACATCAGCTCACGGGCTCCGGCTGAAGACGCTGACGGCGTCAGCCCGACACTCCTGGTGGCGGCGACGGTCTCCGGAGTTGATACCGCCTCGATCGCTCTCACCGGTCCGACCGGTGATGTCGCCGGTGAGTCACTCTACGACCCGAAAACCGGCGTCGTCGACTTCACGCCGACGGTGCCGCTTGAGTGGACGACGAGCTATACGGCGACGGTGACCGCCCAGCGCGAGACCATTACCGCCTGGCAGTTCGTCACGGCCGATGTGCCCGCTATCGAGGATTCTGCATCGTTCCTGCCCGAAGTACCCGGCCACACCGTCAACGATCGCGGCCTTCAGGTCGGCACACGCTTCACCCCGTCCGCTGCGGGCGCTGTGTCCGGGGTCCGGTTCTACGTGGGTGCTGACACCAGCCCGACCCGCACCGGGTACCTGTGGGGGCCCGATGGGAAGCTCCTGGCTACGGTCCCATTCGTCGGTGAAGCGACCGCCGGCTGGCAGACCGGGGTACTGACCAAGGCCATCGATCTCACCGTCGGTGCGGAATATCGTGTCACGGTGAGCAGCTCGGGTGGGACATTCGCCCGGGTGCCCAACGGCTCGGCCCTCCCGCTTGTGAACGGGTTCCTGTCATCGCCACCGTCGGCGGGCGTCTATGGCTACGGGTATCCAGATCAGACCACGAACGACAGCTTCCTGATCGACATGATTTTCGGCAGGACCCCGTGA
- a CDS encoding acyl-CoA ligase (AMP-forming), exosortase A system-associated: protein MSAEWRRHTVVRTNLHHLLSQAAVLTPDAPALSYRNATISYAETWRMALATAARLHALGVRRGDRVAIYLEKRFETVASIFAISASGGVFVPINHVLKAPQVRHILQDSAAAVLITSADRLARLGAVLPVTQVAHVIVVGDTPSGHTPSGPETPWQTHRWPDGQIATQDRPEPPAIDLDPAAILYTSGSTGTPKGVVLSHRNLIVGAESVSSYLGNTSDDVILSVLPLSFDAGLSQVTTAFSVGAHCVLMNYLLPLEVPKLCAQYGVTALTCVPPLWLQLSEVAWPPATARRLRYWANTGGRMPRPMLDRLRGIFTEADPYLMYGLTEAFRSTYLDPSEIDRRPDSIGRAIPNAEILVLRPDGTPCAPGEEGELVHRGALVALGYWNDPIRTAERYRPVHYPQQPWRAPERAVWSGDTVVADQEGFLYFVGRSDDMIKTSGYRVSPSEVEEAAYSTGLVRDAVALGEDDPALGQRIVLVISSTTPAAEVDVDTLSGALRQVLPLYMVPARIEVRESLPRSPNGKYDRAALLAEVLSEVPG, encoded by the coding sequence ATGAGCGCAGAGTGGCGACGGCATACCGTGGTCAGGACGAACCTCCACCACCTGCTTTCACAGGCGGCCGTGCTGACGCCGGACGCCCCCGCGCTGAGCTACCGCAATGCCACCATCAGCTACGCCGAGACCTGGCGGATGGCACTCGCCACGGCCGCGCGGTTGCACGCGCTCGGAGTGCGGAGGGGAGACCGGGTTGCGATCTACCTGGAAAAGCGCTTCGAGACCGTCGCATCGATCTTCGCCATCTCTGCGTCCGGGGGCGTCTTCGTCCCGATAAACCACGTGCTGAAGGCACCCCAGGTGCGTCATATCCTGCAGGACAGCGCGGCGGCGGTGCTGATCACCTCGGCGGACCGGCTAGCCCGACTCGGGGCGGTCCTGCCGGTCACGCAGGTCGCTCATGTGATCGTCGTGGGCGACACTCCGTCCGGGCACACTCCGTCCGGGCCGGAGACACCCTGGCAGACGCACCGGTGGCCGGACGGGCAGATCGCGACCCAGGACCGGCCAGAGCCACCGGCGATAGACCTCGACCCGGCGGCGATCCTGTACACCTCGGGGAGCACCGGCACACCCAAGGGTGTCGTGCTCAGCCACCGCAACCTGATCGTCGGCGCCGAGAGCGTCAGTTCCTATCTGGGCAACACGAGCGACGATGTCATCCTCAGCGTACTTCCGCTGAGCTTCGACGCCGGGCTGAGCCAGGTGACGACGGCCTTCTCCGTCGGCGCTCACTGTGTGCTGATGAACTACCTGCTGCCGCTGGAGGTACCCAAGCTTTGCGCACAGTACGGGGTCACCGCCCTCACCTGTGTGCCCCCGCTGTGGCTGCAACTCAGCGAGGTCGCCTGGCCACCGGCAACCGCGAGACGGCTCAGATATTGGGCGAACACCGGGGGCAGGATGCCCAGGCCGATGCTGGACCGGTTGCGGGGTATCTTCACCGAGGCCGACCCGTACCTCATGTACGGGCTCACCGAGGCCTTCCGGTCGACCTATCTCGACCCATCCGAAATCGACCGGCGCCCCGACTCGATCGGCCGAGCCATCCCGAACGCCGAGATTCTCGTACTCCGTCCAGACGGGACGCCGTGCGCGCCCGGAGAGGAAGGAGAACTCGTGCACCGGGGAGCCCTGGTGGCGCTTGGCTACTGGAATGACCCGATCCGGACGGCGGAACGCTATCGGCCGGTTCACTATCCCCAGCAACCGTGGCGTGCACCTGAGCGGGCCGTCTGGTCCGGAGACACAGTGGTGGCGGACCAGGAGGGCTTTCTGTACTTTGTCGGCCGCAGCGACGACATGATCAAGACGTCGGGCTACCGGGTGAGCCCAAGCGAGGTCGAAGAGGCCGCCTACAGCACCGGTCTTGTGCGTGACGCCGTCGCGCTCGGCGAGGACGACCCGGCACTGGGCCAACGGATAGTGCTCGTGATCTCGTCGACAACGCCCGCGGCCGAGGTCGACGTCGACACTCTGTCCGGGGCTCTGCGGCAGGTGCTACCTCTATATATGGTGCCCGCCCGCATAGAGGTTCGCGAGTCATTACCCCGCTCGCCCAACGGTAAGTACGATCGCGCGGCGCTCCTGGCAGAGGTCCTGTCGGAGGTGCCCGGATGA
- a CDS encoding glycosyltransferase family 2 protein, giving the protein MTDREIDEAPRRGHQAVVDVAAVVVTYNSTRHVAALLDSLPAAFGGLTYSVVVVDNGSTDGTRDILDRRADCEVVRASNDGYAAGINRAVLASPDASTVLILNPDATLDPDAVPRLLEVLRRRPGAGIVAPRVREEDGRLSPTLRRGPTLGRVGGLSFTRLAVFAERIELPGAYETEHEVDWAVGAILLVDRRCFDELGGLDESFFLYSEETDFSLRARDAGWTTVFTPRAGAMHIGGGSGESAATHTMQMLNRVRLYRRRTGDLRAWIYFGLTVVVETRRAVLGQRTSWTTVRALLRPALRPPQLRASSAFLPS; this is encoded by the coding sequence TTGACCGATCGTGAGATTGACGAAGCGCCCCGCCGCGGGCATCAGGCGGTGGTAGACGTTGCTGCCGTGGTCGTCACCTACAACAGCACCCGGCACGTCGCCGCACTCCTCGACAGCCTGCCGGCCGCATTCGGCGGACTGACCTATTCGGTGGTGGTCGTCGACAACGGTTCAACCGACGGCACTCGAGACATTCTGGATCGACGAGCCGACTGCGAGGTCGTTCGGGCCTCGAACGATGGCTACGCGGCCGGAATCAATCGGGCGGTGCTCGCCTCACCCGACGCCTCGACGGTCCTCATCCTCAATCCCGATGCCACCCTCGACCCCGACGCCGTGCCACGGCTGCTCGAGGTGCTTCGGCGGCGACCCGGCGCCGGAATCGTCGCGCCGCGTGTGCGTGAGGAGGATGGCAGGCTGTCTCCCACCCTGCGACGTGGACCGACCCTCGGCCGGGTCGGCGGGCTGAGTTTCACGAGACTGGCGGTGTTCGCCGAGCGCATCGAACTCCCTGGCGCATACGAGACCGAGCATGAGGTCGACTGGGCCGTTGGCGCGATTCTCCTTGTCGACCGGAGGTGTTTCGATGAGTTGGGGGGTCTTGACGAATCCTTCTTCCTCTACTCCGAGGAAACCGATTTCAGTCTCAGGGCGCGTGACGCGGGATGGACCACGGTCTTCACCCCGCGGGCCGGCGCGATGCATATCGGCGGTGGCTCCGGCGAAAGCGCGGCGACGCACACTATGCAGATGCTCAACCGGGTTCGCTTGTATCGCCGGCGCACCGGTGACCTGCGCGCGTGGATCTATTTCGGTTTGACCGTCGTGGTGGAAACCAGGCGGGCGGTGTTGGGCCAACGAACGTCCTGGACGACGGTGCGCGCGCTGCTGCGGCCGGCGCTGAGGCCGCCTCAGTTGAGGGCGAGCTCAGCGTTCCTCCCCTCCTAA
- a CDS encoding acyl carrier protein has protein sequence MTDTLNAVRTVLIEALELQQRPEDLREETALFGSMPELDSFGVVSLVASLEERFNITVDDDEFGADIFDTVGTLTGFVDAKLATA, from the coding sequence ATGACCGACACCCTGAACGCCGTCCGCACCGTGCTGATCGAGGCACTCGAACTGCAGCAGCGCCCGGAAGACCTGCGGGAGGAGACCGCACTGTTCGGGTCGATGCCTGAACTCGATTCGTTCGGGGTCGTAAGCCTCGTGGCATCCCTCGAAGAGCGCTTCAACATCACCGTCGACGACGATGAGTTCGGCGCCGACATCTTCGACACGGTCGGCACCCTCACCGGGTTCGTCGACGCGAAGTTGGCCACGGCCTGA
- a CDS encoding polysaccharide deacetylase family protein encodes MNINLCFHGIGTIDHERETGESLYWVTEANFLRILDEVGGESQVRLSFDDGNRSDSAVALPALQERGLTASFFALAGRLDDPASLSSADLREMRSVGMKIGSHGWTHIPWRGLGPREARRELVDARIALAEASGGDIDEAALPLGRYDRRLLAELRKTDYRAVYTSDRLPARSSVWLQSRYSVTARDTAESIRAVVTHRPGVRDARNLLASAVKRIR; translated from the coding sequence ATGAACATCAACCTGTGCTTCCACGGCATCGGAACCATCGATCACGAGCGGGAGACCGGCGAGTCCCTGTACTGGGTGACAGAAGCCAATTTCCTCCGCATCCTTGATGAGGTGGGAGGTGAATCCCAGGTGAGACTCAGCTTCGACGATGGCAATCGGTCTGACAGCGCGGTCGCGCTCCCGGCGCTGCAGGAACGCGGGTTGACTGCCTCGTTCTTCGCTCTCGCCGGCCGTCTGGACGATCCCGCCAGTCTCTCGTCGGCCGACCTCCGGGAGATGCGCAGCGTCGGCATGAAGATCGGAAGTCATGGTTGGACGCACATTCCGTGGCGCGGGCTGGGCCCGCGGGAGGCTCGCCGGGAGCTCGTCGATGCACGCATCGCCCTCGCGGAGGCCAGCGGTGGAGACATCGACGAGGCCGCCCTTCCACTCGGTCGGTACGATCGTCGCTTGCTCGCCGAGCTGAGGAAGACTGACTACCGCGCGGTCTACACGAGCGATCGGCTCCCCGCGCGCTCCTCGGTATGGCTTCAGTCCCGTTACAGCGTCACGGCTCGCGACACGGCCGAATCGATCCGTGCGGTCGTCACACATCGTCCCGGTGTGCGGGACGCGCGCAACCTGCTGGCGAGCGCGGTCAAACGGATCCGCTGA
- a CDS encoding pyridoxal-dependent decarboxylase, exosortase A system-associated, with product MKPHEHIAGFGTLGGELRVGGMPLSRLAARVGSTPFFAYDRALLDRRVDELRSALPAQVELSFAMKANPMPAVVHHLSGRLDRIDVASGLEMRTALDTTILAGQVSFAGPGKTPAEIRQAVAAGILIEVESGTEFRRVLAAGDQLGIEPNVAVRVNPDFAVKGSGMRMGGGPQQFGIDAEHVPAVLRDYATAGANVLGFHVFAGSQNLNAEIIAEAQRQTVDLVSGLAEHLPTPVRYLNLGGGFGIPYVEKDQPLDLGAVAENLHELVDGPIRQRMPEARPVIELGRYLVGECGVYVTRVLDRKVSRGTTFLVVDGGMHHQLAASGNFGQAIRRNYPVAVGNRVGSSSAETVTVVGCLCTPLDLLAKDVELPEADIDDLIVIFQAGAYGLTASPTAFLGHAAPAEVLV from the coding sequence ATGAAACCACACGAGCACATCGCCGGTTTCGGCACGTTAGGCGGCGAACTTCGGGTCGGTGGGATGCCGCTGTCCAGACTTGCCGCCCGGGTCGGGTCAACACCGTTCTTCGCCTATGACCGGGCGCTGCTCGACCGGCGTGTGGACGAGCTGCGCTCGGCGCTGCCCGCGCAGGTCGAACTCAGCTTCGCGATGAAGGCCAACCCGATGCCCGCCGTTGTGCATCACCTGTCCGGACGGCTGGACCGGATCGACGTCGCGTCAGGGCTGGAGATGAGAACCGCGCTGGACACCACCATCCTCGCCGGCCAGGTCAGCTTCGCCGGTCCGGGTAAGACCCCGGCCGAGATCCGCCAGGCCGTCGCGGCCGGCATCCTCATCGAGGTCGAGTCCGGCACCGAATTCCGCCGGGTACTCGCGGCGGGCGATCAACTCGGGATCGAGCCGAACGTCGCCGTACGGGTGAACCCCGACTTCGCGGTCAAGGGGTCGGGTATGCGGATGGGCGGTGGTCCGCAGCAATTCGGGATCGACGCCGAACACGTGCCCGCCGTGCTGCGCGACTATGCAACGGCCGGAGCGAATGTGCTCGGCTTTCACGTCTTCGCCGGCTCGCAGAACCTGAACGCAGAAATCATCGCCGAGGCGCAACGACAAACCGTCGACCTCGTCAGCGGTCTTGCGGAGCACCTGCCCACCCCGGTGCGTTACCTCAATCTGGGCGGCGGGTTCGGTATCCCCTATGTCGAGAAAGACCAGCCGCTCGACCTCGGCGCCGTCGCCGAGAACCTCCACGAGCTTGTGGACGGGCCGATCCGGCAGCGGATGCCCGAGGCGCGTCCGGTCATCGAACTCGGACGGTACCTCGTGGGGGAGTGCGGGGTCTACGTCACCCGGGTGCTGGACCGAAAAGTGTCGCGCGGCACGACCTTCCTCGTGGTCGACGGCGGCATGCATCACCAGCTCGCCGCGTCGGGCAACTTCGGCCAGGCCATCCGCCGCAACTATCCGGTCGCTGTCGGAAACCGGGTCGGGAGCTCCTCTGCAGAGACGGTCACGGTCGTGGGCTGTCTGTGCACCCCGCTCGACCTGCTCGCGAAGGACGTGGAGCTGCCCGAAGCCGACATCGACGACCTCATCGTGATCTTCCAGGCGGGAGCGTACGGTCTCACCGCCAGCCCGACCGCCTTCCTCGGACACGCGGCTCCCGCGGAGGTCCTCGTTTGA